One window from the genome of Pseudomonas frederiksbergensis encodes:
- the mgtE gene encoding magnesium transporter — MTEIEVKKTQESLQDRLAQVVELLHRQRVVEDLTHRQEGPHSDRVENLVHRQNLVELQRKLDDLHSADVAYILEALPLEERLTVWQLVQADRDGDILLEVSDSVRETLIADMDDHELLAAAKEMDADELADLAPELPRDVVHELMEALDGQQRERVRSALSYDEEQVGALMDFEMVTIREDVSLEVVLRYLRRLKELPGHTDKLFVVDYDGVLKGVLPIKRLLVNDPEKQVAEVMASDPVSFHPDENAYDAAQAFERYDLISAPVVDKNGKLIGRLTIDEMVDLIREESESEVLSMAGLREEEDIFASVWKSLRNRWAWLAINLITAFVASRVIGLFEGSIEKLVALAALMPIVAGIGGNSGNQTITMIVRAMALDQVSTGNTSRLMRKELAVALINGVVWGGVIGVVAYLLYGSWSLGVVMTAAMTLNLLLAALMGVLIPMTLARLGRDPAMGASVMITAMTDSGGFFIFLGLATIFLL; from the coding sequence ATGACTGAAATAGAAGTAAAAAAAACGCAGGAAAGCCTTCAGGATCGCCTCGCTCAAGTCGTTGAGCTGCTGCATCGCCAGCGGGTCGTGGAAGACCTGACGCATCGCCAGGAAGGTCCGCATTCCGATCGGGTCGAAAACCTGGTCCACCGGCAGAATCTCGTCGAGTTGCAGCGCAAGCTCGACGATCTGCACTCGGCCGACGTCGCCTACATCCTTGAAGCCTTGCCGCTGGAAGAGCGCCTGACGGTCTGGCAATTGGTCCAGGCCGATCGCGACGGCGACATCCTGCTCGAAGTGTCCGACTCGGTTCGTGAGACCCTGATCGCCGACATGGATGATCATGAGCTTCTCGCTGCGGCCAAGGAGATGGACGCCGACGAGCTCGCCGACCTTGCTCCTGAGCTGCCCCGCGACGTTGTCCACGAGCTGATGGAAGCCCTCGATGGCCAGCAGCGCGAGCGTGTGCGCTCTGCACTGTCCTATGACGAGGAGCAGGTCGGTGCGCTGATGGACTTCGAGATGGTGACGATCCGCGAGGACGTCAGCCTTGAAGTGGTCTTGCGTTACCTGCGTCGCCTCAAGGAGTTGCCAGGGCATACCGACAAACTCTTCGTGGTCGATTACGACGGTGTGCTCAAGGGCGTGCTGCCAATCAAGCGCTTGCTGGTCAACGATCCGGAGAAGCAAGTGGCCGAGGTCATGGCCAGCGATCCCGTGAGCTTCCATCCCGACGAAAACGCCTACGATGCGGCCCAGGCGTTCGAACGTTACGACTTGATTTCTGCGCCGGTGGTGGACAAGAACGGCAAACTGATTGGCCGTCTCACCATCGACGAAATGGTTGACCTGATCCGGGAGGAAAGCGAAAGCGAAGTCCTCAGCATGGCGGGTCTGCGCGAAGAAGAAGACATTTTCGCCTCGGTCTGGAAGTCCTTGCGTAACCGCTGGGCCTGGCTGGCGATCAACCTGATCACGGCTTTTGTCGCATCCCGTGTCATCGGCCTGTTCGAAGGTTCAATTGAAAAACTGGTGGCCCTTGCGGCTTTGATGCCCATCGTTGCCGGTATCGGCGGCAACTCCGGCAACCAGACCATTACCATGATTGTCCGCGCGATGGCCCTGGACCAGGTCAGTACGGGCAATACATCGCGGTTGATGCGAAAGGAATTGGCGGTTGCCTTGATCAACGGCGTCGTCTGGGGTGGGGTGATCGGCGTGGTAGCCTATCTGCTTTATGGCAGTTGGTCGCTGGGCGTGGTCATGACCGCTGCGATGACGCTCAATCTGCTATTGGCCGCGTTGATGGGCGTCTTGATCCCCATGACGCTGGCGCGCCTGGGGCGTGACCCGGCGATGGGCGCGAGCGTGATGATCACTGCCATGACGGACAGCGGCGGGTTCTTCATTTTCCTGGGCTTGGCGACGATTTTCCTGCTCTGA
- a CDS encoding Arc family DNA-binding protein — protein sequence MRPMKQAIYSSRTADKFVVRLPDGMRERIAEVARNHHRSMNSEIIARLEQSLIQEGALGEELSMRLDSPELSLHERELLQRFRQLSHRQQNALVSLIAHDAEMAADAS from the coding sequence ATGCGCCCAATGAAACAGGCAATTTATTCCAGCCGTACGGCTGACAAGTTCGTCGTACGTCTGCCAGACGGAATGCGGGAACGCATTGCCGAGGTGGCTCGTAATCATCACCGCAGCATGAACTCCGAAATCATCGCGCGCCTAGAGCAAAGCCTGATTCAGGAAGGTGCATTGGGTGAAGAGTTGAGCATGCGCCTGGACAGCCCGGAGCTGTCGCTGCATGAGCGCGAGTTGCTCCAACGCTTCCGACAACTTTCCCATCGCCAGCAGAACGCCCTCGTTTCGCTGATTGCTCATGATGCCGAAATGGCCGCGGACGCGTCCTGA
- a CDS encoding DUF4113 domain-containing protein: MNTAFLTPGCRIERLRLSPEKLKITGFQSPAGDHEQGPLSIDEFVGRGAPQHKWLWVADSDALAGLGIYQHDVLVVNRVGKADPGRSAIGHTKTWVKLVNFASRKWQKTGGVVYLTDPVRCDKQLKIAPVEEVWGGDTFDLFAMPARCNAGRLMEVIDALNVRFGRGAVRIGTTSEGGREWEVRRGQLSSVSTGSWGTFSLR, translated from the coding sequence ATGAACACCGCATTTTTGACCCCCGGTTGCCGCATAGAGCGCCTCCGCCTGTCACCCGAAAAATTGAAGATAACCGGGTTCCAGAGCCCTGCTGGTGATCACGAGCAGGGGCCTTTGAGTATCGACGAATTCGTTGGCCGTGGTGCCCCCCAGCATAAATGGCTTTGGGTCGCCGACAGTGACGCTTTGGCGGGCCTCGGTATCTACCAGCACGATGTCTTGGTCGTGAATCGCGTCGGAAAAGCTGACCCCGGTCGCTCCGCTATAGGTCATACCAAGACCTGGGTAAAACTCGTCAATTTCGCTTCAAGGAAGTGGCAGAAGACAGGTGGTGTGGTTTACCTGACCGACCCTGTTCGATGTGACAAGCAGCTCAAGATCGCTCCTGTCGAAGAGGTGTGGGGTGGGGATACATTTGATCTCTTTGCTATGCCTGCTCGGTGTAACGCTGGGAGGCTGATGGAGGTCATCGACGCCCTGAATGTACGGTTTGGACGAGGGGCTGTGCGGATCGGCACAACCAGCGAAGGAGGGAGGGAATGGGAGGTGAGGAGGGGGCAACTTTCTTCGGTATCTACAGGCAGTTGGGGTACTTTTTCCTTGCGCTGA
- a CDS encoding DNA cytosine methyltransferase — translation MRSVELFAGAGGLAMGCEIAGFEHLAVVEWDKWACDTVRENRKRGYPLVANWTLHEGDVRTFDWASIPEGIELLAGGPPCQPFSIGGKHQAYDDSRDMFPATVDIIRRLKPKAFIVENVKGLTRAAFANYYQYILLQLEFPELPHRKDELWDDHFKRLQAEHTSGKKKGKGLTYNVVPTLVNAADYGVPQKRERVFIVGFRDDLGIEWSFPKPTHSHEALLRSQWITGRYWERHGMKMPPVPEKLAARIKKMKNSILPMDTQPWRTVRDAICDLPDPQTKAALKISNHGFQGGARSYPGHTGSPLDLPAKTLKAGDHGVPGGENMLVKENGDVRYFTIRESARIQTFPDGFKFHGSWTETMRQLGNAVPVLLAQQVASSVAEKLLLAELDKVQKASSNKKGKNVA, via the coding sequence ATGCGATCGGTAGAGCTTTTTGCGGGAGCCGGCGGACTGGCAATGGGATGCGAGATAGCTGGTTTCGAACACCTTGCTGTCGTTGAGTGGGACAAATGGGCATGCGATACAGTTCGGGAGAACCGTAAGCGCGGCTATCCGCTCGTTGCCAATTGGACACTGCACGAGGGAGACGTGCGCACCTTCGACTGGGCATCGATTCCAGAAGGAATAGAGCTTCTTGCTGGTGGTCCTCCATGTCAGCCATTTTCTATTGGCGGTAAGCATCAAGCTTATGATGATAGCCGGGACATGTTCCCGGCTACGGTAGATATCATCCGCAGGCTAAAGCCTAAAGCCTTCATCGTCGAGAACGTGAAGGGCCTGACTCGTGCTGCATTTGCAAATTACTACCAATACATTCTCCTGCAACTTGAGTTTCCAGAGCTTCCACACCGCAAGGATGAGCTTTGGGATGATCACTTCAAGCGTCTCCAAGCTGAACATACGAGCGGGAAGAAGAAAGGCAAAGGGCTGACGTATAACGTCGTCCCGACCCTTGTGAACGCGGCTGACTATGGCGTTCCTCAGAAGCGTGAACGGGTTTTCATCGTCGGCTTTCGCGACGATTTGGGTATCGAGTGGTCGTTTCCTAAACCAACTCACAGCCATGAGGCGCTACTGCGCTCGCAGTGGATTACAGGTCGCTACTGGGAGCGACATGGCATGAAGATGCCCCCGGTTCCAGAGAAGCTGGCTGCTCGCATCAAGAAGATGAAAAACAGTATCCTGCCAATGGATACTCAGCCTTGGCGTACTGTGCGGGATGCAATTTGTGATCTACCAGATCCACAAACAAAGGCAGCATTGAAGATATCGAATCACGGGTTCCAAGGCGGTGCTCGTTCATATCCTGGTCACACAGGGAGCCCGCTTGATTTGCCAGCCAAAACGCTGAAAGCAGGAGATCACGGTGTTCCCGGTGGCGAGAACATGCTTGTCAAAGAAAACGGAGATGTTCGGTACTTTACAATTCGTGAGAGCGCTCGGATTCAGACATTCCCAGACGGCTTTAAATTTCACGGCAGTTGGACGGAAACTATGAGACAACTGGGTAATGCCGTGCCTGTGTTGCTGGCTCAGCAAGTGGCATCCAGTGTTGCGGAGAAGCTACTGCTTGCAGAGCTTGATAAAGTTCAAAAAGCCAGCAGCAACAAAAAAGGGAAGAACGTTGCATGA